DNA from Metabacillus flavus:
ACGAACGTTACTAGAAACCCAAAATAGGGCTGGCTTCAAATCACCTTTTATGTCAGCCCAAAATTCCTTGCATCTTGATATAGATTGAAAAAGCCGATCTTCAAACGGAAGATCTGCTTTTTTTATTTTAAAATACCTGATAGGATTAGCTTCCAGACCAAATCGAACTCTTCCTCTATGGTTGGGGAAGCCCACTCTTTTGCGTGAGCAGGATGATGAAAACGCGCGGTTGCCATAAAAATGCCTTTCGCCGTTTCTTCTGCATTAGCGGTTTTAAATTCGTGATTGGCGATTCCCTCCTGAATGATCGGGATTATCTGGCCAACGAGTTCTTGAATGTGAGCGCCGATGACTTCCACCGATTCTTCAGCAAGGGTTGTATACATGGTGAAAAGCTCCGGGTCCTCTTTAACGAGGGAATGCTTAATGTGAATTAACGTCTTTACCCAT
Protein-coding regions in this window:
- a CDS encoding TetR family transcriptional regulator; translated protein: MAEQLTKEEILDAAEQVLRRFGPEKTSVVDVARALNISHGTIYRHYPSKASLREAVAERWLHSIISPLKDVFQKDCTSSERLHEWVKTLIHIKHSLVKEDPELFTMYTTLAEESVEVIGAHIQELVGQIIPIIQEGIANHEFKTANAEETAKGIFMATARFHHPAHAKEWASPTIEEEFDLVWKLILSGILK